The window CCCTTCCCTTAGGATTGGCTTGCTAACACTAAGGAAAGGTTGATGTTCAGTGCTCCAAAAATGGTCAGCTCTTTAAAAACCTTAATATTTGAAGGGACAAAAAAAAAAGCTTTAAACAACAGGCCTACACTCAGAAAAACTCCAGTAAGCCGCTGACAGTCAGCTAGTTGCAGGTACCACAGCCAATAAGCATACTCGCTTTTTTTCCGATTTTCAAACATATGTTAAACATAGAGGAATAAGTTTCACTTCAAAATTTTGAGCTCCAGAATGGAACATGGCCCAAACATGCAGAACCAAAACTAGCTCGTTCTTTCTCTTTTGTAGGCAATggaaatggactgacctattatTTCCAAACTCCTCGAATAAAATAACAGGCGTTCAGGTCTGGAAGGCAGTTTCTGAATTTTTGATTGGTCCGTGTTCAACCGAACACAGTTCAttaatggagattgccatgaagAAGTGTCACTGGGGTCACAGATATTCAGGATCCCCGTATCAGAATTTTTCTGTCGGCAAGATTCATCTTCAGGTTTGATCCATATAGCAGTCTGAACATGCTTAGCAATAAGCTTCCAACACATTGCTGATGTGATATTAATTAGCTTCTCCCAAATAATAGGGAAATCTTTATCTTTTCTATAAGCTGGTGGAGCAGAATATACAAAATATCCATTAGGTCGCAAAAGACGATCGACCTCTTTGAGCAATATTCCATCTGCAAAAAAGGAAAGAGCTACTGGTTGAATGGTGCGTTTCTAAAGTAGAATTCATAAACAAAGGATCATCATCAGAAGGAACTTTTAGTAGAACAAAAATATCAATGATGAAAGAGGACACATTTTTATGCGAACCAACTTACTTTTAAGGGCTTGTTACAATAAACTGAAAACAGAATATAACTAACAAGATCCCACATAAAAACACTGCCACATCTTAAATTTTGAAATGTGCTCAGCAGCTTAGCATAAACACTAACAGTATGTGAATCTTACCATTTTCATGCCAGTCAACACGACATCGGGAGCAATgaaccatttcaaatgaatttCCAGGATACGGTAATTGCTTTGTGGCCAACACAGAGATCATTGCACCAATCCCACGCTCTAAAGCAAACTGGATTTGATTCTCATGGCCATCTTTTGGTGCGAATGACATAGTATGAATATCTAGGGGAAGAAGATAAGCAGAGAAGCTGGCAACACCGCATCCAACATCCAAAACTTGAACAACTCCTGCGGAGCGGAGATCACCAGTACTATTGGTTGTCATATTTCCTAGCCTGCATTGATCCATTTACAGAAATTATCTCACCGCAAGATCTTTTGTACGAGATACAAGAGGGCAGCAACATGAGACTGCTATTATTTGGTGTTTATGCTTCAAGTAGGATGTTTGCTAAAGGGGAGTAATATCAGATCAAAGTTGACAATGCTCAGAATTTTGCTACTAGGCGTCACATCCAAATATTGATATACAAGATATTACAAGGATCAGACCATTATACAGCCTAAATATTAAACTACACACCAGGAAATTAGGCAAGCAATCCAAGGTTACCTCTCTATGTATTCTGATGCACCACGCTTGAAGTGAGTGCCACCACCCGGAAACCACCAAAGCTTACCATTCTCATGCACCCAATTCTGTCCTCCTTTTACCTCAGAAAGGTGTGAATGGTTCACATTACTACGCCATACATAGTCCCGACTTGTTGGCCATCTTATCGGTATCTTGTAGTCATTTGGTGGGGGCACCAAACAGAACAAGCTGTCCTCTCGTGGAGGGCATTTAGCTTCAAGATCCTCATGTCTAGATCTATCCAGGTTCCTTAAGCTTCTTATATAGGCGGCATCATGACAGGGAATATGCTCGTTGTATTCCAAAGGGCACACATCAAGTCCATAATCAGGAACTGAGATTGACGCCGTTCGGTAACTAACACCAACTTTCTTCGTGAACTCTGAAGCATCTGCAAGTGGAAATCAAACAGGTTTAACCTCTTTGGCATGGAAACGTTCTCATGGTACACTAGGAGTTCAGGATAGATGCGCGATATGGCACATTTCTAGCGTAAGCTGCAACTCAGAGAAAGAGAAAAACAAATCTAGAACCAGGGCAAACTGTCAAGACCAAACTGACAGTATAACTTTGCGTATGAACTGAAACAAACTATGTCAAGGCCCAGTAGATTTACATCTTGTCGGAGACAAGTGCAGCAATTTCGGAGAGTGAATTTCTCAAGCATTACGCCTCTAGTGACAACGTAGGAGCATCTGAGATAACCTGAATAGGAAGCTTAAAGCCGCGGCAGGTATTGGACAGAACTGAACAAATAATTGCGATCCAGCGGCGGATCGACAGGGGAGGCGTGCACTGAGGCCCGGGAGCGGAGAGTAGATAGGTACCTTGGGGATTGGGGGAACCGGGCGACCGGGAGACGGAAGGGGGCAATATGAGCGCGGGGGAGGCGGAGGACTGGAAGAGGGTGCCGGCGTAGAAGGAGGCGGCGACGAGGGCGACGCCCAGCAGGAGCAGCTGCACCGACCGCGGCTCCGCCGACGCCGGCGAACACCACCGCCCCATTATGCTGCTCTCACTCTTACTTCCCCTTCCTCAGCGTCAAGACGATTCCTGCTTGGAGGAGATGGGGAGTTGGGGACTGAGTTCATTCCCCCTTCCTCTATTTCTTTTTCCATTAAAAATACTTCCTCCCATATAAAATACTTTGAACCTTAGGTTTCACTAGGATAAATCTTTGACTATCACTTACTCCATTAGTGTATCTACTTTATGTGGCATAAAATTAATTTCATCATCGTACTACCTATAAATAAactaatataagacgttttagttttagtttacaGAGGAAATACTTATTTGTTGTTTATAGTCTTATATTCCAGATCAATCTCCCCTTCGGCTCGAACGCTGGGATTATTGTCCCTCTTTTGTTGTGTAGTAAGATCTTTTTTGTTCGGCTTTGGTGTCGTGGTGACATTGCTCCAGCGGTGATGGCGGTGTTCCTTCAAAGTCCTCAACTCAACTTTCAATCTCTGCGGCCCTTGACGAGGCGTTGTTGAGGAATTTAGATGTTCTTATTCCCGCCATGTTCTTTGTCAATGTGGGTCCATGGGTATTATCCGCGATATCCTCGTCACCTTCATTAACTCCTTCTTTCAAGCCTTTGTGAGCAAGGTCATCACCCTTGACTGGTGCTA is drawn from Aegilops tauschii subsp. strangulata cultivar AL8/78 chromosome 1, Aet v6.0, whole genome shotgun sequence and contains these coding sequences:
- the LOC109737402 gene encoding probable methyltransferase PMT7; this encodes MGRWCSPASAEPRSVQLLLLGVALVAASFYAGTLFQSSASPALILPPSVSRSPGSPNPQDASEFTKKVGVSYRTASISVPDYGLDVCPLEYNEHIPCHDAAYIRSLRNLDRSRHEDLEAKCPPREDSLFCLVPPPNDYKIPIRWPTSRDYVWRSNVNHSHLSEVKGGQNWVHENGKLWWFPGGGTHFKRGASEYIERLGNMTTNSTGDLRSAGVVQVLDVGCGVASFSAYLLPLDIHTMSFAPKDGHENQIQFALERGIGAMISVLATKQLPYPGNSFEMVHCSRCRVDWHENDGILLKEVDRLLRPNGYFVYSAPPAYRKDKDFPIIWEKLINITSAMCWKLIAKHVQTAIWIKPEDESCRQKNSDTGILNICDPSDTSSWQSPLMNCVRLNTDQSKIQKLPSRPERLLFYSRSLEIIGVTPEKFDNNNQFWRDQVRKYWSFLGVGKTSIRNIMDMNANYGGFAMALSTDPVWIMNIVPYTTINTLPVIYDRGLIGSYHDWCQPFSTYPRSYDLLHAFHLFSHYQGHVGGCLLEDIMLEIDRIIRPQGFIIIRDENTTLSRISDLAPKFLWDVTTHTLENEENRPEQVLICRKKFWAIV